One genomic region from Amphiprion ocellaris isolate individual 3 ecotype Okinawa chromosome 20, ASM2253959v1, whole genome shotgun sequence encodes:
- the gphb5 gene encoding glycoprotein hormone beta-5: MKLQRKMTQRISVLLLSCFLLWFCLQTSSSVSAVNLRRFVGCAVREFTFLARKPGCGGLHVTTDACWGRCETWEKPVLEPPFIESHQRVCTYNKSRVATVKLPNCQPNVDPTFSYPVALRCDCGVCLTSTTECITSI, encoded by the exons ATGAAACTTCAGAGGAAAATGACACAACG GATCTCCGTTCTGCTGCTGAGCTGCTTCCTGCTCTGGTTCTGTCTCCAGACCAGCAGCAGCGTTTCAGCCGTGAACCTTCGGCGGTTCGTCGGCTGTGCGGTCCGAGAGTTCACCTTCCTGGCCAGGAAACCGGGCTGTGGAGGGCTGCACGTCACCACCGACGCCTGCTGGGGGCGCTGCGAGACCTgggag AAGCCGGTCCTGGAGCCTCCGTTCATCGAGTCCCATCAGAGGGTTTGTACTTACAATAAATCCCGTGTGGCTACGGTGAAACTCCCAAACTGCCAGCCCAACGTGGACCCGACCTTCAGCTACCCGGTGGCCCTCAGGTGTGACTGTGGAGTCTGTCTGACCAGCACCACCGAGTGCATCACCTCCATATga
- the LOC129347727 gene encoding uncharacterized protein LOC129347727, with protein sequence MKRSRLFCLWWWTKEYRGSWTEKVYQEVSERMAAHIYSRLYIKRTMKQCREKLKKLKNDYWFTKDHNGRRGSTRRCWKRFNGSYLLAPHQPATGGRLSCCIIGDVRGRIPFDVRSLLHLRHGAPSSPASSPPPASGPVPARTLTLSTSTSSTSQQLLISGKRKRCNRKLDLPSVLVEMQAEEEWSHSQHDENIWLLLSEARENEAALQWRRWSRMLPSTSHSWVCWGSWCRQCWVYWGSWCRQCWVYWGSWCRQCWVYWGSWCRQCWVYWGSWGRQCWVYWGSWCRQWAASESTSQRLEI encoded by the exons atgaagaggtcgagacttttctgtctttggtggtggaccaaagaatacagagggagctggacggagaaagtttatcaggaggtctctgagcggatggccgctcacatatacagtagactgtatataaagaggacaatgaagcagtgtagggagaagctgaaaaagctcaaaaatgactattggttcaccaaggaccacaacggccggcgtgggtcaaccaggaggtgttggaagaggtttaatggaagctatttactggcaccgcaccagccagcaacaggagggagactcagctgctgcattattggagacgttcgaggacg aatcccatTCGACGTGCGaagcctcctccacctccgtcatggagcccccagctcccctgcctcttCTCCACCACCAGCTTCAGGACcagtaccagctcggacactgacactgtcaacatcaacctccagcacgtcacagcaacttCTTATCtctg gcaagaggaaaaggtgcaacagaaaattggaccttccaagcgtccttgtggagatgcaggctgaggaggagtggagtcattcccagcatgatgagaacatctggttgctcctcagcgaggcaagagagaatgaagcggccttgcagtggaggagatggtccagaatgctgccttcaaccagtcattcctgggtgtgctggggcagctggtgcaggcagtgctgggtgtactggggcagctggtgcaggcagtgctgggtgtactggggcagctggtgcaggcagtgctgggtgtactggggcagctggtgcaggcagtgctgggtgtactggggcagctggggcaggcagtgctgggtgtactggggcagctggtgcaggcagtgggcagccagtgagtccacctcccagagacttgagatttag